One segment of Streptomyces sp. YIM 121038 DNA contains the following:
- a CDS encoding NUDIX hydrolase, protein MPTPEPIRAAGCVLWRRRTVPEGLEICLVHRPKYDDWSHPKGKLKPGETPLACALREVEEETGHRCVPGPPLPSAHYTVGGRPKCVDYWSAEAADGHFRPGREVDRIRWLVPHEARARLTQLRDRELLDAFLAAPYTPGAP, encoded by the coding sequence CTGCCGACGCCGGAGCCGATCAGGGCGGCGGGCTGCGTCCTGTGGCGCCGCCGCACCGTCCCGGAGGGCCTGGAGATCTGCCTGGTCCACCGGCCCAAGTACGACGACTGGTCCCATCCGAAGGGCAAGCTCAAGCCCGGCGAGACCCCGCTCGCCTGCGCCCTGCGCGAGGTCGAGGAGGAGACGGGCCACCGCTGCGTGCCCGGCCCGCCGCTGCCCTCGGCCCACTACACCGTGGGCGGCCGCCCCAAGTGCGTCGACTACTGGTCCGCCGAGGCCGCTGACGGCCATTTCCGGCCCGGCCGCGAGGTCGACCGCATCCGCTGGCTGGTGCCGCACGAGGCCCGCGCCCGCCTCACCCAGCTCCGCGACCGCGAGCTCCTCGACGCCTTCCTGGCGGCCCCGTACACCCCCGGGGCGCCCTGA
- the pstS gene encoding phosphate ABC transporter substrate-binding protein PstS: MKLQRMNRRALTLGALAVSGALALTACGSDDDGSSNGGKKTTANSNIDCEGAKGQLMASGSSAQKGAIDAWVKQYRAACKDVQLQYKPDGSGAGITSFLQGQTAFAGSDSALKPEEIAKSKKVCKDSQAIDLPLVGGPIAIGYNVPGVDSLTLDAKTVADIFNDKIKTWDDAAIKKLNPDAKLPGTKIQAFHRSDESGTTDNFTKYLKGAAPSAWPHEPAKIWAAKGGQSASGSSGVAQQVKQTEGAISYMELSYAKEGIKTVDIKTDAKEPVKATVDNASKAISEAKVVGKGKDLAMELNYKPTAEGAYPIILVTYEIVCEKNNNKDTLATTKSFLNYIASEDGQSVLKDESYAPMPTEIITKVRETVKGLS, translated from the coding sequence GTGAAGCTTCAGCGCATGAACCGGCGGGCCCTCACCCTCGGTGCTCTCGCCGTCTCCGGCGCCCTGGCCCTCACGGCGTGCGGCTCGGACGACGACGGCAGCAGCAACGGCGGCAAGAAGACCACCGCCAACAGCAACATCGACTGCGAGGGCGCCAAGGGCCAGCTCATGGCCTCCGGCTCGTCCGCGCAGAAGGGCGCGATCGACGCCTGGGTCAAGCAGTACCGCGCGGCCTGCAAGGACGTGCAGCTGCAGTACAAGCCCGACGGCTCCGGCGCCGGCATCACCTCCTTCCTCCAGGGCCAGACCGCCTTCGCGGGCTCCGACTCGGCCCTGAAGCCCGAGGAGATCGCCAAGTCGAAGAAGGTCTGCAAGGACAGCCAGGCCATCGACCTGCCGCTGGTCGGCGGCCCGATCGCGATCGGCTACAACGTCCCGGGCGTCGACAGCCTGACCCTGGACGCCAAGACCGTCGCCGACATCTTCAACGACAAGATCAAGACCTGGGACGACGCGGCGATCAAGAAGCTCAACCCGGACGCCAAGCTCCCCGGCACCAAGATCCAGGCCTTCCACCGCTCCGACGAGTCCGGCACCACGGACAACTTCACCAAGTACCTGAAGGGCGCCGCGCCCTCCGCCTGGCCGCACGAGCCCGCGAAGATCTGGGCGGCCAAGGGCGGCCAGTCCGCGAGCGGCTCCTCCGGCGTCGCCCAGCAGGTGAAGCAGACCGAGGGCGCCATCTCCTACATGGAGCTGTCGTACGCCAAGGAAGGCATCAAGACCGTCGACATCAAGACGGACGCCAAGGAGCCGGTCAAGGCCACCGTCGACAACGCCTCCAAGGCCATCTCCGAGGCCAAGGTCGTCGGCAAGGGCAAGGACCTGGCCATGGAGCTGAACTACAAGCCCACGGCCGAGGGCGCGTACCCGATCATCCTGGTCACGTACGAGATCGTCTGCGAGAAGAACAACAACAAGGACACCCTCGCCACCACGAAGTCCTTCCTGAACTACATCGCCAGCGAGGACGGCCAGTCCGTGCTCAAGGACGAGTCCTACGCGCCGATGCCGACCGAGATCATCACCAAGGTCCGCGAGACCGTCAAGGGCCTGAGCTGA